A region from the Halomarina litorea genome encodes:
- the mnhG gene encoding monovalent cation/H(+) antiporter subunit G: protein MVGTIAAVVATALIVVGSFFLLVGTVGLLRLPDVYNRMHATSKATTLGAASMFLACAVFFGPQGESLTAVVGIVFLFLTAPTGAHMISRSAQKMGVEFAGGATWPGATDSTPEAPADADPEGSDAESAD from the coding sequence ATGGTCGGAACCATCGCAGCGGTCGTCGCGACGGCCCTCATCGTCGTGGGGAGTTTCTTCCTCCTCGTCGGCACCGTGGGCCTGTTGCGACTGCCCGACGTCTACAACCGGATGCACGCCACCTCGAAGGCCACGACGCTCGGCGCGGCGAGTATGTTCCTCGCGTGCGCCGTCTTCTTCGGCCCGCAGGGTGAGAGCCTCACCGCCGTCGTCGGTATCGTCTTCCTGTTCCTGACGGCCCCGACAGGCGCGCACATGATATCGCGGTCGGCCCAGAAGATGGGCGTCGAGTTCGCGGGCGGGGCGACGTGGCCCGGCGCGACCGATAGCACGCCGGAGGCACCCGCCGACGCCGACCCCGAGGGGTCCGACGCCGAGAGCGCCGACTGA
- a CDS encoding 30S ribosomal protein S27e, with protein sequence MAGNFYQVKCPDCENEQVVFGKASTEVVCAVCGHVLVRPGGGKATIEGEVLETVEQRS encoded by the coding sequence ATGGCAGGGAACTTCTACCAGGTCAAGTGCCCGGACTGCGAGAACGAACAGGTCGTCTTCGGCAAGGCCTCCACCGAGGTCGTCTGTGCCGTCTGCGGTCACGTCCTCGTCCGCCCCGGCGGCGGCAAGGCCACCATCGAGGGCGAGGTCTTAGAGACCGTCGAGCAGCGTTCCTGA
- a CDS encoding halocyanin domain-containing protein produces MDTDSGLSRRGFLRAGGAGVAAVGASATASAQEGNGSGNGSGNGSGGGGGGGSSGPIDYGGWFSDVPYWGGPGSTQDMTGQSEVTIEVGADANDGLSFAPAAVQIDEGATVIWEWTGAGGAHNVEAESGADFASEIVGEEGHTFEWTANTTGVVPYFCNPHKGQGMKGALAIGSDLPTMEPASGGSAEPVVADSAKTLGIATMIAMVSTLGLAYFFLKYGGDYE; encoded by the coding sequence ATGGACACAGATTCGGGCCTGAGTCGCCGTGGCTTCCTCCGTGCGGGCGGGGCGGGCGTCGCCGCCGTCGGCGCGAGTGCGACCGCCAGCGCACAGGAGGGCAACGGGAGCGGAAACGGGAGCGGAAACGGTTCGGGCGGCGGCGGTGGTGGCGGGAGTAGCGGTCCCATCGACTACGGTGGGTGGTTCTCGGACGTGCCCTACTGGGGCGGTCCCGGCAGCACGCAGGACATGACGGGCCAGTCGGAGGTGACCATCGAGGTCGGCGCGGACGCCAACGACGGCCTCTCCTTCGCCCCCGCTGCGGTCCAAATCGACGAGGGGGCGACGGTCATCTGGGAGTGGACAGGTGCGGGCGGCGCGCACAACGTCGAGGCCGAGTCCGGCGCGGACTTCGCCTCCGAGATCGTCGGCGAGGAGGGCCACACCTTCGAGTGGACCGCCAACACCACCGGCGTCGTGCCCTACTTCTGCAACCCTCACAAGGGCCAGGGGATGAAGGGCGCGCTCGCCATCGGCAGCGACCTGCCCACGATGGAACCCGCCAGCGGTGGTTCGGCCGAACCCGTCGTCGCCGACAGCGCGAAGACCCTCGGCATCGCGACGATGATCGCGATGGTCTCGACGCTCGGCCTCGCGTACTTCTTCCTGAAATACGGCGGAGACTACGAGTAA
- a CDS encoding FAD-binding protein: protein MPNDATDGRTDTETTDVLVVGGGVGGLTAGIFTARAGLDTLVVRAGESILRRNAHLENYPGFPAGVNPRTLLDMTEAQAERAGCTVREGTVTAVTEVERGDGEEHEAGFDVSLDGESVRTRFVVVATKNDTGFLADLPDLGIVTRGSKTYVDADWEGRTEVDGLYAAGRVAEQPHQTVVAAGHGATVGLAVVEDSDVPYYHDWTATEGYFTGRGREVPPGCEEIDDEERERRERESMEAMREYFAEPHPDPPTPHPSQEE from the coding sequence ATGCCGAACGACGCGACAGACGGGCGGACCGACACCGAGACGACGGACGTACTGGTCGTCGGGGGTGGGGTGGGCGGACTGACCGCCGGCATCTTCACCGCGCGGGCGGGCCTCGACACCCTCGTCGTCCGGGCGGGTGAGTCCATCCTCCGGCGCAACGCCCACCTCGAGAACTACCCCGGTTTCCCCGCCGGCGTCAACCCCCGGACCCTGCTCGACATGACCGAGGCGCAGGCCGAACGCGCCGGGTGCACGGTCCGGGAGGGGACCGTCACGGCCGTCACCGAAGTCGAACGCGGGGACGGGGAGGAGCACGAAGCCGGATTCGACGTCTCCCTCGACGGCGAGAGCGTCCGAACCCGATTCGTCGTCGTCGCCACGAAGAACGACACGGGCTTTCTCGCGGACCTGCCGGACCTCGGCATCGTCACGCGCGGGTCGAAGACCTACGTGGACGCCGACTGGGAGGGCCGCACCGAGGTGGACGGCCTCTACGCCGCCGGGAGAGTGGCCGAACAGCCACACCAGACCGTCGTCGCGGCGGGCCACGGCGCGACGGTCGGTCTCGCCGTCGTCGAGGACAGCGACGTCCCCTACTACCACGACTGGACGGCCACGGAGGGCTACTTCACCGGGCGGGGGCGCGAGGTGCCCCCGGGATGCGAGGAAATCGACGACGAGGAACGCGAGCGCCGGGAACGCGAGTCCATGGAGGCCATGCGGGAGTACTTCGCGGAACCGCACCCCGACCCACCGACGCCACACCCGAGTCAGGAGGAGTGA
- a CDS encoding 50S ribosomal protein L44e, protein MQMPRRFNTYCPYCKTHHEHEVEKVRSGRSSGMKKVNDRQRARRGSGIGNKGKFSKVPGGDKPTKKTNLLYRCSDCGKAHLREGWRAGRLEFQE, encoded by the coding sequence ATGCAGATGCCACGCCGGTTCAACACGTACTGTCCGTACTGCAAGACCCACCACGAACACGAGGTGGAGAAGGTGCGCTCCGGGCGCTCCTCGGGCATGAAGAAGGTCAACGACCGACAGCGCGCCCGTCGCGGCTCCGGCATCGGTAACAAGGGGAAGTTCTCGAAGGTCCCCGGTGGCGACAAGCCCACCAAGAAGACCAACCTCCTCTACCGGTGCAGCGACTGCGGCAAGGCCCACCTGCGCGAGGGATGGCGCGCCGGCCGACTGGAGTTCCAGGAGTAA
- a CDS encoding type II toxin-antitoxin system RatA family toxin produces MDSVEVSTLVYLPPEEVYDFLVDFPRYANYSEHLQEVRRHGDGSPGTEYELTFAWWKLTYTTRSKVTGVDPPERVDWAIVKDIDAEGAWLIDAVPEEVPDGKEHATRVTFYVEFRPESANRSAIDLPAFVSLGWVIDKVKPKIKKEAEHIVRRIVADLEGEERPVDIVVHDRPDAI; encoded by the coding sequence GTGGACTCCGTCGAAGTCAGCACCCTCGTCTACCTGCCGCCCGAGGAGGTCTACGACTTCCTCGTGGACTTCCCGCGCTACGCCAACTACTCCGAACACCTGCAGGAGGTCCGCCGTCACGGCGACGGGTCGCCGGGCACCGAGTACGAACTCACCTTCGCGTGGTGGAAGCTCACCTACACGACCCGGTCGAAGGTGACGGGCGTGGACCCCCCCGAGCGGGTCGACTGGGCCATCGTCAAGGACATCGACGCGGAGGGCGCGTGGCTCATCGACGCGGTCCCCGAGGAGGTCCCCGACGGGAAGGAACACGCCACCCGCGTCACGTTCTACGTCGAGTTCCGTCCCGAGTCGGCGAACAGGAGCGCCATCGACCTCCCCGCGTTCGTCTCGCTCGGGTGGGTCATCGACAAGGTCAAACCGAAGATCAAGAAGGAGGCGGAGCACATCGTCCGGCGCATCGTCGCCGACCTGGAGGGCGAGGAGCGCCCGGTGGACATCGTCGTCCACGACCGGCCCGACGCCATCTGA
- a CDS encoding HAH_0734 family protein: MRNLIINGDPGIRKDAVIKYDEEEVTCFSVKRQGDWHGPDRVQLWCTIGTDDERETFETREYVPMHLPTDHVEAEAIEVVKAKGDLAI, translated from the coding sequence ATGCGCAACCTCATCATCAACGGGGACCCCGGCATCCGGAAGGACGCCGTCATCAAGTACGACGAGGAGGAGGTGACCTGTTTCTCGGTCAAGCGTCAGGGCGACTGGCACGGCCCGGACCGCGTCCAGTTGTGGTGTACCATCGGGACCGACGACGAGCGAGAGACCTTCGAGACGCGCGAGTACGTCCCGATGCACCTCCCGACGGACCACGTCGAGGCCGAGGCCATCGAGGTCGTGAAGGCGAAGGGCGACCTCGCCATCTGA
- a CDS encoding Na+/H+ antiporter subunit E, which translates to MKRWPAVGVVLAVLWLFVNGVELSAETPLGLLTTVVGTFLVGLAVGVPIAYATRNFYADSYRPGHVASVVPSAALYVLLFLRELLTANVDVAYRVLSPSMPIDPDVVAVPLRVEGDTAITTIANSITLTPGTLTMDYDESSNTLYVHAITGGSNYDAVVDPIRAWEDLALVIFDEDRDPDETPPNIGGGVSGD; encoded by the coding sequence ATGAAGCGTTGGCCAGCGGTCGGGGTCGTGCTCGCGGTCCTGTGGCTGTTCGTCAACGGGGTGGAGCTGTCGGCGGAGACGCCGCTGGGCCTGCTCACCACCGTCGTCGGCACGTTCCTCGTCGGTCTCGCGGTGGGCGTCCCCATCGCCTACGCGACGCGGAACTTCTACGCCGACTCCTACCGGCCGGGACACGTCGCGAGCGTCGTCCCCTCGGCCGCCCTCTACGTCCTGTTGTTCCTCCGGGAACTGCTGACGGCGAACGTCGACGTGGCCTACCGCGTGCTCAGTCCGTCGATGCCCATCGACCCGGACGTGGTCGCGGTGCCCCTGCGCGTCGAGGGCGACACCGCCATCACGACCATCGCTAACTCCATCACGCTCACGCCGGGGACGCTGACGATGGATTACGACGAGTCCTCGAACACGCTGTACGTCCACGCCATCACGGGCGGCAGCAACTACGACGCCGTCGTCGACCCCATCCGGGCGTGGGAGGACCTCGCGCTGGTCATCTTCGACGAGGACCGAGACCCCGACGAGACACCGCCGAACATCGGGGGTGGTGTCAGTGGCGACTGA
- a CDS encoding monovalent cation/H+ antiporter complex subunit F produces the protein MSVATESVPIYLQWAILVGLVVASSVTLVAGYRVITGPTTPDRVVALDVIGTNVVAIALLFALETTEALFIDVSLVLAIIGFISTIAVARYVTEGDIIE, from the coding sequence GTGTCAGTGGCGACTGAGAGCGTCCCCATCTACCTCCAGTGGGCCATCCTCGTCGGCCTCGTGGTGGCGTCCAGCGTCACCCTGGTCGCCGGCTACCGCGTCATCACCGGCCCGACGACGCCCGACCGCGTGGTCGCACTCGACGTCATCGGGACGAACGTCGTCGCCATCGCACTCCTGTTCGCACTGGAGACGACCGAGGCGCTGTTCATCGACGTGAGCCTCGTGCTCGCCATCATCGGCTTCATCAGCACCATCGCCGTCGCGCGCTACGTGACGGAGGGGGACATCATCGAGTAA
- the coaBC gene encoding bifunctional phosphopantothenoylcysteine decarboxylase/phosphopantothenate--cysteine ligase CoaBC: MLDGVNVALGVSGSIAAVKTVELAHELRREGAAVRAVMTGSARGILHPWSLQYATGNDVVTEITGRVEHVELCGNDGWADVLLLAPATANTVGKIAHAVDDTPVTTCATTALGAGIPVVIAPAMHEPMYDHPGVLDAIDRVREWGVAFVDPRVEEGKAKIATEEAIVLATARQVGPRPLAGKRVVVTSGATSERIDPVRTLTNRASGRTGQAVAKACYVRGADVTLVHDGPEVPYATVERCEGAAEMTAVVADLAAEADALVSAAAISDYTVSSTADEKIRSGQDLTLDLEPTPKLIDTVRESAPDLPIVGFKLETSGEDEAMVAAARAILDRADLSFVVANDATVMGADTTRALVVRADSVGEYEGDKAGLGGRVADELVAELDG; the protein is encoded by the coding sequence GTGCTCGACGGAGTCAACGTCGCCCTCGGGGTGAGCGGGTCCATCGCCGCCGTGAAGACGGTCGAACTCGCCCACGAGTTACGCCGGGAGGGGGCCGCGGTCCGCGCGGTCATGACCGGGAGCGCGCGGGGTATCCTCCACCCGTGGTCGCTCCAGTACGCCACGGGCAACGACGTGGTCACCGAGATAACGGGTCGGGTCGAACACGTCGAACTGTGCGGCAACGACGGGTGGGCGGACGTCCTCCTCCTCGCGCCGGCCACCGCGAACACGGTGGGGAAGATAGCGCACGCCGTCGACGACACGCCCGTCACGACCTGTGCGACGACGGCCCTCGGCGCGGGCATCCCCGTCGTAATCGCCCCCGCGATGCACGAACCGATGTACGACCACCCGGGCGTCCTCGACGCCATCGACCGCGTCCGCGAGTGGGGGGTGGCGTTCGTCGACCCGCGCGTCGAGGAGGGGAAGGCCAAGATCGCCACCGAGGAGGCTATCGTCCTCGCGACGGCCCGGCAGGTCGGTCCCCGCCCCCTCGCGGGGAAACGGGTCGTCGTCACGAGTGGCGCGACGAGCGAGCGCATCGACCCCGTCCGCACGCTCACGAACCGGGCGTCGGGGCGCACCGGGCAGGCGGTGGCGAAGGCGTGCTACGTCCGCGGGGCGGACGTGACGCTGGTCCACGACGGCCCCGAGGTGCCCTACGCGACCGTCGAACGCTGCGAGGGGGCTGCCGAGATGACCGCCGTCGTCGCGGACCTCGCGGCCGAGGCGGACGCCCTCGTCTCCGCGGCCGCCATCTCCGACTACACCGTTTCTTCGACCGCCGACGAGAAGATTCGCTCGGGGCAGGACCTCACGCTGGACCTCGAACCGACGCCGAAACTCATCGACACGGTCCGCGAGTCGGCCCCCGACCTCCCCATCGTCGGGTTCAAACTGGAGACCAGCGGGGAGGACGAGGCGATGGTCGCCGCCGCCCGCGCGATTCTCGACCGGGCGGACCTGTCGTTCGTCGTCGCCAACGACGCCACCGTGATGGGCGCGGACACGACCCGTGCGCTCGTGGTGCGCGCGGACTCCGTCGGCGAGTACGAGGGCGACAAGGCGGGACTCGGCGGCCGGGTGGCCGACGAACTGGTCGCGGAACTGGACGGCTGA
- a CDS encoding aldo/keto reductase, which translates to MRDECVSVSESNVPSVGFGTYQMDPEECEAATRAALETGYRHIDTAMAYENEAAVGRAIRDSGVPREDIFLTTKVKGYPEYLTREGFLRAAEGCLERLDTDYVDLLLVHWWFPTGDMAGVMDALNQLVDEGKVRHIGVSNFSIEQLKRAMRLSDEPIFTNQVEYHPYFDQEKMLAFCRANDVLLTAYSPLAQGRVVDDEVLTRIGARYGKTAAQVAIRWLVQQEGVVTIPKSATERYIRENRDVFDFALTEREMHEIDELEGPLLYRLNSEGGPIYEFRAFVGPLLPSGVVDAIRTVGASALTLTHRGR; encoded by the coding sequence ATGAGGGATGAGTGCGTATCTGTCAGCGAATCGAACGTTCCTTCGGTCGGGTTCGGTACCTACCAGATGGACCCGGAGGAGTGCGAGGCTGCCACCCGGGCGGCTCTCGAGACGGGCTATCGTCACATAGACACCGCGATGGCGTACGAGAACGAGGCCGCCGTCGGGCGGGCCATCAGGGACTCGGGCGTCCCGCGCGAGGACATCTTCCTCACGACCAAGGTCAAGGGGTACCCGGAGTACCTGACCCGCGAGGGGTTCCTCCGCGCCGCAGAGGGCTGTCTGGAGCGACTCGACACCGACTACGTCGATCTGCTGTTGGTCCACTGGTGGTTCCCGACGGGCGACATGGCGGGAGTGATGGACGCCCTGAACCAACTCGTCGACGAGGGGAAGGTCAGACACATCGGCGTGAGCAACTTCTCCATCGAACAGCTCAAACGGGCGATGCGGCTCTCGGACGAGCCCATCTTCACGAACCAGGTCGAGTACCACCCGTACTTCGACCAGGAGAAGATGCTCGCGTTCTGTCGGGCCAACGACGTCCTGCTGACCGCGTACAGTCCGCTGGCGCAGGGGCGCGTCGTCGACGACGAGGTGTTGACCCGCATCGGCGCGCGGTACGGAAAGACCGCCGCGCAGGTCGCGATTCGCTGGCTCGTCCAGCAGGAGGGCGTCGTCACCATCCCCAAGAGCGCCACCGAGCGCTACATCCGGGAGAACCGCGACGTGTTCGACTTCGCGCTCACCGAGCGCGAGATGCACGAGATAGACGAACTGGAGGGGCCGCTCCTCTACCGCCTCAACTCGGAGGGGGGACCCATCTACGAGTTCCGGGCGTTCGTCGGGCCGCTCCTCCCCTCGGGCGTCGTCGACGCGATTCGAACCGTCGGTGCCAGCGCCCTCACCCTGACACATCGGGGGCGCTAG